Proteins found in one Xenopus laevis strain J_2021 chromosome 1L, Xenopus_laevis_v10.1, whole genome shotgun sequence genomic segment:
- the stard4.L gene encoding StAR related lipid transfer domain containing 4 L homeolog, with the protein MDDLDIPSKTTKLQNTLIQYHCTLEEEWRVAKKSSDVTAWRKPSEEFGGCLYKIEGIVEDDYNRIVDYIRPGPYRLQWDSLMTSMDIIKEFNKECCVMRYTTAGQLLNIISPREFVDFSYTTQYEDGLLTCGVGIEYEDARPNCVRGFNHPCGWFCVPLQNNPQHSLLTGYIQTDLRGMLLQKTVDFAMASSLVNFYSDLKKALKP; encoded by the exons ATGGATGACCTTGATATCCCTTCAAAAACAACCAAATTGCAAAATACCTTAATTCAGTACCACTGCACGCTCGAAGAGGAATGGCGTGTCGCCAAGAAATCA AGTGATGTTACGGCATGGCGAAAACCTTCTGAAGAATTTGGCGGTTGCCT GTACAAAATTGAAGGAATAGTGGAAGATGATTATAACAGAATTGTGGATTACATTCGCCCTGGACCCTATAGACTGCAGTGGGACAGCTTAATGACCTCAATGGACATAATAAAGGAATTCAATAAG GAGTGCTGTGTGATGCGCTACACAACtgctggacagctgctgaatattaTATCGCCGAGAGAGTTTGTTGACTTCTCCTACACAACGCAGTATGAAGATGGCCTTCTGACTTGTG GTGTCGGCATTGAATATGAAGATGCTCGACCAAACTGTGTGCGCGGGTTCAATCACCCATGCGGCTGGTTCTGTGTGCCCCTGCAAAACAACCCTCAACACAGCCTTCTGACTGGCTACATTCAGACTGATCTGAGAGGGATGCTGCTGCAGAAGACTGTAGACTTCGCAATGGCAAGCTCACTGGTAAACTTCTATTCCGACCTCAAAAAGGCACTGAAGCCTTAA